The Syntrophales bacterium genomic sequence CACTCGGTATGAGCGATCAGCCCCGGCGGAATCTCCCGCAGGTCGGCATCGACTATCGTGTAGGAACCGACGGCAAGCGCGCATCTTTCCATGCGCAGCAGCTCGACAAGCCGCTGGAGGACATCTTCGCCCCCGTAGAGGTCGTCGGAATCGAGCTGAACGGCATATCGCCCGCAGAATTCAGAGAAAACAGCTTCGTTCCAACAGCCACCAATCGAGAGATCAAACCGTCCGGGAATAACAAGTTTTAACTGCGGCGCTTGCTCGGCAAGCCCGGAGAGGATATCCGTTGTCCCGTCTGTTGAATGGTTGTCAACAACGATGACATTGAAAGGAAAATCTGTTTTCTGGGCAAGGGCGCTTTTGACTGCATCGGAGACGGTCTTCGCCCGATTGCGCACGGGAATCACAACGCTTGCCTCCACGGGAAACGCCTGCGTGGAAGCGGGAATATCTTTGCATATGGGCGACAGCCATGTCCCTGTCCGCTTGAGATGCGCCGTCGCCGCCTCCTCGCACTCTCTTTGAAAATCACTATTTCGAGGGTCAACGTAGGAAAACCCTCCCTTCGCCTCACCGGCCTTCTCGCCGCCGCTTTTTATAATTATGCTGAGGCATTCCGGCAGATGAAACAACTCGCACTCTTCGGCAATTTTCAGGCGCAGGTCATAAAAGCCCGCCCAGCGGCAGGGAGAAATTGCCCCGTACTTTTTCAGGGCGTGACGGGCGGCCTCAACATCCATCATAATTAACGGGCCAAAATCGAAATCGTCGCGGATGCTCCCCACCTGGTAGTCGTTAACCGGATGGTCGCTGATGACGTCATTCTCCAACTCGGCGTAATCCGCATAGATCATTCCGGCGCCGGTTGCGAGGGCAATAGACAAAAGACGCTCCGGGGCGCGCAGATCCGGCCGCACATCCCCGCAAGCGACATACAGCAGATAGCGGGTGGCAACACGGTAAATGATTTCATTCCAAACCTGCCCGGAATAAATATCCGCGGCCGGAATGGTTTCACAACGCGCGAAGGGGGTTGTCTGATCACCGGCAGAGAGCGGCAAAATCCGGCTGACCAGGGGATTCTCTATGATTTCGTTCGGAATCTCGTTCCGGAAACCCCTGCCCCGGGAAATGACGATGGTGATCATATCCTTCATAATGGTGTTTCCGTGCACCGCGGCAAAGAAAAACAGGAAAACGGCGATTTCTCCTGTGCCGAGAAACCGCCGTTTGTGACTTCATGGACTTGGCTGACAGATAAGCAACGCCTCATTCTTGCGGACGGAGCCGCTCCGGAAGCACAGCCTGCGGCGCCCAATCCGCGGGGATAAGCTGCCCGGGTTTCTCGCCGAGCTTTTCGGTGAGTTTCTTCAGACCGGGACGGGCGAATTCCCTGTGGCCATTTTTCTCCGTCCGCCCGTTGTAAATTGCCTCGGAACGCAGCCGCCGGCCGATGGTCTTTTCCATCTGCCTGCCCAGTACCAAAACCCGATCAACGTCATATCCGTGTTCGATCCCCATTTCGTCAATCATCACCAGCAGATCCTCCATCGTGATGAGACCGACATAGCGCGGATCCTTGTAATAATATTCCCCGGTGCCTTTTACCGGGCAATCGTTGAGGAAATTCGCCGGCTGACCGCCCAGGCCGCCGAGCGTCGCCTCAAAACGGCAGATGCCGGCCTGCATCGCGGCCAGAACGGACGCGGACGCGATCCGCTTCGTCTCGTGAAAATGGGCTAAATGCACCTCGGGTTTGGGGATCGCATCCAGAATCATCGAGTAGTACCGGTAAACATCAGCCGGCGATGCGGAACCGTCGTGGTCGGCGTGCTCTATGTCATACGCTCCCAACTCTAGAAAACGTTTGGTGAATTCGACGGCATCCGCCATATTGGTCGCCCCGGTGATCGGGCTGCCCCAGATCGTGCTGACCGTTCCGTTCATCTTGATTCCGACGTCGGAGGCCTTCTTTATGCACCTCTCCACCTCTTTCCAGTACTGGGAAAGCGTCGTGCCGGAATTGGCAAAGTGGTGCTCCGGATCAGTAGAAACCATCATCAGAATCCGGTCCGGGCCAATCCCCTGCTTGCTGAGCTCAATCGCCTTGTCCACCGCCACTTCCCTGATGGTAACGGCCGTAAAGGTAAGTTCTGCCGGATTGATGCCCCGGCGTTCGCAGTTTTTCCGGAAACGCTCCCCGCGGAAATGCGTCAGTACCGCTTCCGCATCCTTGAACTGGGGGATGCCGGCGG encodes the following:
- a CDS encoding pyruvate carboxyltransferase, producing the protein MTEYDYWKIFPRMPRKVTIGDITIRDGFQHEEKTISTEAKIFYAEEMIMAGCREIELTNLGNPAGIPQFKDAEAVLTHFRGERFRKNCERRGINPAELTFTAVTIREVAVDKAIELSKQGIGPDRILMMVSTDPEHHFANSGTTLSQYWKEVERCIKKASDVGIKMNGTVSTIWGSPITGATNMADAVEFTKRFLELGAYDIEHADHDGSASPADVYRYYSMILDAIPKPEVHLAHFHETKRIASASVLAAMQAGICRFEATLGGLGGQPANFLNDCPVKGTGEYYYKDPRYVGLITMEDLLVMIDEMGIEHGYDVDRVLVLGRQMEKTIGRRLRSEAIYNGRTEKNGHREFARPGLKKLTEKLGEKPGQLIPADWAPQAVLPERLRPQE
- a CDS encoding glycosyltransferase family 2 protein → MKDMITIVISRGRGFRNEIPNEIIENPLVSRILPLSAGDQTTPFARCETIPAADIYSGQVWNEIIYRVATRYLLYVACGDVRPDLRAPERLLSIALATGAGMIYADYAELENDVISDHPVNDYQVGSIRDDFDFGPLIMMDVEAARHALKKYGAISPCRWAGFYDLRLKIAEECELFHLPECLSIIIKSGGEKAGEAKGGFSYVDPRNSDFQRECEEAATAHLKRTGTWLSPICKDIPASTQAFPVEASVVIPVRNRAKTVSDAVKSALAQKTDFPFNVIVVDNHSTDGTTDILSGLAEQAPQLKLVIPGRFDLSIGGCWNEAVFSEFCGRYAVQLDSDDLYGGEDVLQRLVELLRMERCALAVGSYTIVDADLREIPPGLIAHTEWSEENGRNNLLRVNGIGAPRAFDTALLRQIGFPNVGYGEDYAVALRLSREYRVGRIYESLYLCRRWEGNTDSVLTVEQVNRYNAYKDRLRTIEIKARQTMNRKEAAFDGK